The segment caagataATTTGGTCAAGTGGGGATTCCAATTCTCTAACAGATGCATCCACTgcaaaaatgatgaggaaagtcCTGCTCATCTCTTCCCCCGTTGTGCCTTTACTCAGGAGCTCTGGGGTATGGTCTACAACAAGCTCAATATCTGTTGGAttatgaatgataatttgttaAATTTGTCCCAGAAGTTTCggggcccctcttccaacccccttatccaacaactatgGAAGAATATCCCCCCTCATGTGAGCTAGAGTctctggaaggaaaggaatgacaagatatttagagacaaagaggcctctgtggaaactgtgtttgctcgattccttaagttgattcttgagaatatctctaTTTCTAAAACCTGGATGGCTTTTAAGCCCCACTCTACCTAGGACTTggaaattgctagatgttggaacattctcccctcgttctctcttgttgactGCTCTAAGAGACTACTAAGGCAAAGCACAGTCTGGTCCCCTCCGACTAtacatttcaaactcaattttgatggggctgccaggGGGGCTTGGCTGGTGGTGGAGGGGTTATGAGATCCCATTTGGGGGCCCTTGTTGCTGCTTATGTGGGTAACctgaatgggcattcctctaatcaggcTGAAGCTATGGCCTTAGCCTGGAGAATTCATCTCATCCTCACCATGGGAATCaagattatggacattgagggtgacTCCAAGATCATCATTGATGTTGTCAGAGAGTGGAATAAGCTTAATTAGaccattgagggaaccatcagggatGCCCTGAGGCTCATCTCTGGGCTTGACTTGTTTAAAATCATGCATGTCTTTAGGGAAGGCAACATAGTGGTGGATGCTTTAGTGGCCATTGGACTAAATGTTTCAggcttgagatgttggaggagtcacaattCTCTCCCaaaccatgttaacttccttctttAGGAAGAGAAATCCAAAAAATTTACTAATGATTGAGCTTGTGTCAAGTGTTTTCCTTACTTTCCTCTCTTCCCTTGGGGTAGTCTggaggtgttggtttcataattcaaattatgagaatatcccttcgATCTTTTTTGATATGGTGGTGACTCGTTGGGCCAGGCTGGTGGTGATGGACGTGTTGTTGTGTTGGCAATTCTGGGCTTACATCATCATGATGAGGTACGATTGGATTGGTAATGTGTTGGTTGCCGCCGGTATTTGCTAGCTCTTCATGCATCGTAACcaggaaatcatttctaaaagtgatttCAATTTTTCCCATGCGGCCAACTTCATGTCTCATTTATTGATGTTGGGCTCGCACACTTCCCATTATCTTTTCTCGGCTTTCTTCTCGAAGGGTCTCTGCAAATTTCTCTGTGAAATttttttcatgactaaagaagctctTTTGGCGGAGGATATGGGGGGCAATAGAGTTAGATACGAACTAGATAATCCGAATGATTTCAAAAATGACCCCCTAGTCTAGAATTTCTGCGTTGAAGGAGGGGTTGCCAATTTTTTGGAATGTCTAAAGGGCCATGATGAGAAGCTCTCAGCTTCTTTTTCCTCCTCATGGTCTAGGAGGTGTGTCTCGGTGGGCAACATTTCCTTTGATGTCTCTGAGGAGACTATTGCCCAGGCTACGAAGCTGACCCTTGACGGTTGAGAAGGTTTGAAACAATTCTTCCGCAACCACGAAGAACCTGTCAAACTCCAGGGTGGGTTTGCTCGGGAGGAGCTAGAACACCCGTGGAACATGATCTGccttatgatcatgaagtacttcactcttgAGGATAGGCACAAAGTATTCtactactatcatttgcccctTCTCAATCATTTCCAAAATAATAATTTTCTCTATCTACCCTTTTATTTACTGCACTCTATTGAAAGCTAtgttaaagacaccatggatcccaagcatggggataagccgCCCTACCTCCTTCACCAGGACCTCATTTACAGGTTGTATAGATTCCATGAGGCCCTTTGCCCCTCCAAAACCTCTCGCTCTCTCAACCCCCCATGCCTACTCCTCAGCAGCTTGCCCCCTGTCTATGGCCTTCCCCAAATTTTTCCAGTATCCTCATGAAGGATTTGCTACTACCACCATGTCTCTACCTATTtatgcctctattgtttccttaTCTGGGGTCTCCCCCAGTTTGACTCTGTCGGCCTCTCCCAGTGCTTCCCACTCCTTGTCCGAGGGCAAAGGCAAAACCCTTGTTAAATGCAAAcgtattgtctttgatgacaattcaTTCTCTAAGGATGCTGACAATGATAATCCTTCCCTTGAttctgaggttaaaaggagatcttCTAGACTAGCTTGCAAAAGCTGCAAGAAGAAGACCTTGGTGATCGAAAATATTGACTCATAGGAGGATCCCTTTggggacaaggagggagaggaccctaataTCACTATGGGCCCCCTtgatggggatgttgtggatgtggataTGATTAGGGACCCCATGGATCCGACCACTGTTGGTGCCACTGACACGGGCAATTGTGAGATGCAAACCCAGGACcctattgatgttaaggatacgaCCCCTATGATCATGGGAACTAATGTTTTAAAGATTGACAATTTTTATAAATATCTTAGGGTTATTGTTGAATTGTGAGGGATCACATTTTCGTCATTCGACTTGTTGAATGCTTGGATTTATTACCTTGACAAATTTTGGAAGACAACAAGAAAGGATGTAATGCATTTAGGATACAAAATTTAACGCAATAATTATTCCTTTTAGTGCATCAAGCTAAAATGTTCACACTAAATGCTCCTTGATGTTCTAGGATGTTGACCAATTACTAGATATGACTTAATGTTGAAATGTATATAAATACAAAGACATAATGAATCACTATATAAAAGTACTATGTTGGCTTCCAACATCTATGAAAAAAGGGTGGAAGTTGATCTTCCAAATTTTAGGTTAGATCTAAGTCATGTGCGATCACTTTGGTGTATTACAAAAAtgacccaagctagagaaatatagATTCCAAAGTATGAATTAAGTGCATAAGGATCAAGATTATAATATCATGAATGTAGAATGCTTGGTACAAATAAAATCCAATGTATAAGAATATATGAAATAAGAATGAATaatataaacaaaaattaaaaaaaaatctaacttAAACACACATATATAATTAATGATTcgttaaaaaagaaataaaagaaatgccAATTTATGATATAAATAAAAGATTGCCATAACATGTTAGATTGCCATAAAGCCACAATCACAAATCTACaattaaatgttaaaaaaatatataacatCAAAAGACGTTAAATTGCTCCCATAAATGATGAAATCTAACAGCTGCCATCAATCATTCCCTTGTAAAATGATCCGAACAAAACATGCAAGTCGCATCATACAAAGCGTCAACAGTCTTTCAGGTGACAAGAATTTGCAGCATATCTGGATTTCCTTTTCAAGGCGGTATAAATCAGAAAAATTATCTATGCATGACTGAGCAATCAATATCATGATAGCTAGCATATATTCTCAAACTAAAATTGATCCACACGATCAGGGAAATTTTGTGTAGATCGCTCTTAAATAATCGACATCGAGGTGGTCGAATTTCATGGGAGAATTCGGCGTACGTTTTTAAACATTTTGAATTTAGCATGGCCCCTGGCGGTGAACCCACGGAGAAAACATCCAAAACGATGTCTGTCCTATAAATACGCGCTCTCTGATCACTACTTCCCCTCACACCCAAACATTCAGAACTCCTCCTTTCGACAGTATTAATATTGAGAAAGAGATGGAATTTAATGGAGCTTCTTTGATTGCAATTTTAGTGGTACTCAGTAGTGTTGGCGCAATCTACGCATCTGATCCTGATATTCTCACCGATTTCGTTGTTCCGGCTGGGCAGAATCCACTTAATTTGACTGGCAATTTCTTCACTTGCACGGGATTCCGAGATGTGCTTAAAAACAATTTAACAGGGCAGACAACAGTAAAAGTGACGAAGGGGGTGGCGGCACTAGAGTTTTCGGAGCTTAACGGGTTGGGCCTGTCAATGGCGGTGCTGCAGTTCCCGGTAGGCGGACTGAACCCTCCTCACACTCACCCTCGCGCTTCTGAACTTCTCTATCTTGTGAACGGATCTCTCCTGGTTGGACTTGTAGACACCACGGGAAAGCTGTTCACACAGACCCTCATTTCGGGGGATTTATTTGTGTTTCCGAAAGGACTCCTCCATTACCAACTCAACAAGGATAGTGCCTACGAGGCCTTGGCTATTTCTTCCTTTGCAAGCGCGAATGCAGGCACCGTGTCGGTCCCTTCTACTCTCTTCACAAACGGTATCCCCGACGATGTTCTGGCCAAATCATTCAAGACATATACAGAGACTATCGAGCTGCTCAAGGCTGGCCTTAAAAGTACCCATCATTCTTGACTGCCTACATAATAATGTTCTCGCTTTTCTTTCCACTTTCTTAAGCTTGAATAACCCTGATTACTTGCTTTCTTCTACCCCTAGTCGTCGACCACCCTTCATCCTTGACCGCCTATAGAAtcatgttttctcttttctttcctctttcttagcTTGAACATGTTTTTCAGTTGATTTGTAGTGACAAGCACAAAAGAAAACAAATCAACTGAAATAAGAAACCATAATAAGATGTATTAGTCGTGTATGGATTTTgtctaattttaaattatatatatatatatatatatatattttaatttacagTTGTTAATAAATTTTAATACCATAAGAGTCAAATTGTCTTTCAAAAATAAAGGTGTTTATTAGTTTTTTTCTAAGACGGGATACTATTGCATTCATGTAgtttaatttttcaattaatttaattaatcaatgcaTAGAATTAAAAATCTGCACAATATTTCTATAGTCtacaattaaattttttatttaataaattcgaAAAAGTATATTTATCTCACATTTTATTGGCTTCAGTAGTGTaaaaatcaaattattattatttttttctatatATGATTGACATTTGTCATTTCATATTCAAGCTTTGTGTCTTTTTCTGAACACATGCACGTATGAAACTTTGTATTGAAACAAAATTAATTTGTATTCCTTAAATTTAGCAACATTAAGGGATAATGGTACTGCAAAGCCGATCTCCGCCAAATTCGTAGagaaaaaacataaataaataaagtaatgtaGAACAGGTTCTTCAAGCAACCAAAAATTTATAGTAAAAACTGGCACCGATCAAAAAAATAATGGAAAAATTGTATGGAGATAACGGACAAAAAATTGAAGATTATTTAAACCAAATGTGTTCCTTTTCACGTGTTAACAatatttattagtacttgtcgttaggctagtACCATTGAATCAGTTGTCATTATTTTTTATTAACTCGTTATTATTAAAATGTTTCTCCACCAATTAAAGCtatgaattttttgttttgatataggtttttttaatttttataaagttaagatgcacGATTTGTAAGTTTCTAAActatagaaattatttttctccaatgtaattgaattagaaaatttacatcttattagAGGATTTTTGGCATCCACTAtctaaatgaatttttttaggGAATTATTTAGGTATGTTAAAATAATATTtaccatgtttaaattttcttatcaaatttattttacacatccaccaaacaaatatttaacaaattctaaATCCCTTAAAACTTTATAtaaatatacaaacatatatataatattaaaataaataaattaatgatatagtagtaatattttaataataattttataaacaaaaaaataataataaatatataaaaaattatacaataatattataatataattataataattaatatataatattataagaaTTTTAATATTAATCTATATGACTCGAACCCTAACTTAATCTTAAACCTAATAATATATGTCAATGAACTTTAACATATTTAACCTAAGCCTAACCTAACACCAAATTTAAACATAACTCTAAATTAACTATAATCCAAAGTTAATTTTGAATTGTATTTAATAAATCATCTATTTGTTAGTGTATAATtaacatatattaatatatatatttttttgcaaaAGTGGCAACCcactaatatattaatttttaaataagtaTACAAAAACTCATTCAAAGGGCAACCTAGGAGGAAAAAACTAGTAAGAAAACCTTCGATTAAGAACTGATATACAAAATATCAACCTATTTCAAGTAGGAAAGAAAAATTACAAATTCGATGAGCTTTGTTTTTACATGACCAGAAGAGAAGAGGGGAGCGAGAGATTTATATACTGATCTCCAAAAGCTCCCTAATAAAAACCATGATAAGTAACTAGACCATTAGGAAAATGGCACAGGCGGAGTTGTCTTCATCCAAAAATACAAAAAGTTGATGTTTTAATACGCACAAGCCAACCTTCATGTCTGTCATACCAAATAGTCCTCCAAAACCATAGCTACGAACCCAAAAATCCCTTCATCGGTTCACAGATCAAGAACCCTCAtatctttgttcaatttgttgtagttCAAAAAATGAAGTACATCTAATTGTTAATTATTCCTCCATTAGCTGTGGGGAAGCTTCAATTTCACCTTCCTATAGAGAATAGATGGAGACACCTCCTACAAAAGCATGTTGAAAAACTCTTTCACTTTGTGCAAAAAGTGGGGTTCCTGTTGGGATGATGTTGAGGTTCGACATCGAAGGTTGTGAAGAAGAAGGGACTGGAGCTTGAGGGTGAACACCATGAAGAACCTCATTTTTGTCGAGGAGGGATAATAGGGAATTCACTTTCTTCATAGTTTTGTCTATCAATTCCTGACCAAAAACTCTATGGAACCTATCAATTGAGAATTAGAGGAATCTAATATTGTGATTTTCTAATGTATGCTTAATATTGTCATAGAGGGAGACATATGCATGTCAATTAAGAAGATATTTCCCTGGAAATAAACCCCTAACCTCTACATGTCCATTCCACAAATCGTAATTTTGGACTACCCTTAGAAACTTGTTTCCTGGGAGATAAACTTCTTAGACCAATCTGTGAGAAATTGCCTCCAGTAAATCTAATGACTAAAACAAATCTAGTGTACTCGAAAGGAAAATGGAGACCAATTGTGAAGGAAAAAAGATTCTATTTGATTGAGGAAAGATAACTTCTTCACCAATTACTCTCTTTACATTTTTTCTCACTTGGGGATTTCGGACAATGAAAATCTTCTCGAGAATTTCATCAGTAATTTGGCCTGAGTACGATCTCTCCCAACCTGCGACCATAATATTAACCTTGTAGTTACAGGGTCTGTAATCCATCTTACTGAATGAGGCGCTCTTCAAACTTTGCAACAATTTTTGGCTAAGAGttatgctaaaatgcaataatgtCGAATAAATAAAGAGGCGTGCAGACATAAATAAGGAGAAAAGCATGGCACGCAAGATGAATATGCCACCTGTTATTTGAATGATTATAGCTTGTCGAAAATCAATCCCAAtaagattacaataaaataataattattaaaaataatatttatatttttaattacatGTGTTATATTaaatatagaaaaaataaaatgTGAAAACAAATTTATGTCATAATTCATTCTTCAATATTCAATTTGAGTTATATTAGTCAAATTTagcttaaaattttgcaaaagcttttatttttaattagttagACTTAGGTTAAATCTTTAgttaattattttatattgtttGAACTTTATTCTAATGAAAATTATAAGATATAGAAGACAAAAATTTGAATATTAGGTGAAAGcatattataaatttattaaatatttctaAATTATAATCAAGATGAAAGgagtctttattttttatttttagataatGGGCCTTTGGCCGAATAATTATATTAATTGAATAAAATTACATAGAGTTTACAACCCGATTtagtgtgggcaccagtaggaaagaatcgggcgaagaaaacctccggtcttgccCAAGGAATAGATTTCCTggaaataatcaaataaaatacaataagTGGCCAAATGCCATTCCAGAACAACACATTTGATATTTCCTATCAAATACATCATACTAATTCCAGCTATGATGGATGCAGTCTTTAACTGCAATAGTGCCATATTATGATAAAGATGGGATGGGGCAGTTCTAATTAAAACATGTCGAATACCTCCACCTGAATCCTGGAAAACCAAATTTCCAAAATAAACTACCCATTCCTCCTACATACTATTAGATAGTCTCAACCAAAAAGTATATGCAACTATAACCAGACTTATTGAATACCCCTGTTTTATCTAAATAGAAACATTTTCTATAGCTTTCCAATGTGAAAAAACACCAAGAGATTTCCCCAAAAAGATCATATTACTTTTGAGGCAACCTGACAAATTCTTAACAACAAATAGATAAGCAAATCGAAGTATAAAAATACCCAAAGAAAGATTTAGCTAGTAAGATATGTTGAATCTAAGTAAACAAAGCTTATCCCAGTCTAGGGCCATGACAGCCGTCGACTAATTTAAGAAGCCTAGGCAAAGTAAAACTGACAAAGAaagcacaaaaaaaaaacataactgaCTATGCAAGGAGaaaagtacacacacacacacacacacagatatatatatatatacatatatatatgtatacatatatatatatgtacacacacacacacacacacacacacacacacagacacacacacacacacacacacacacacacacacacacacacatatatatatatatatatatatatatatatatatatgtatgtatgtatgtatgtatatgaataaaaactaaaaaaatatctcAAAGCATAAATAAGGAGGAAGAGCAACCAAGTAAACATGAGAACAAGAGCCAGATCAAGTGCCAAATGGATGTATGAACACATTTATGAATATATGTATTCAGAAAACTGTCCGCTTATAGGGTGAGTAAAAGGGCCATGGTATGGGTCAAGTCCAATAGGCTAAACCATCTGTATCaatatatacatccatatatatatatatatgtgtgtgtgtgtgtgtgtgtgtgtgtgtgtgtgtgtgtgtgtaactctGTGTATACATCCAATTTAGAGAAGGCTTGCAATTAAACTCAAGAAGAAAGGAACAAAAAAACTAAGAATTTAAACAAACTAACCATAATCTGTTAAGCATCAGTAAGCATTATCATAAACAACccatatgtctatattgtatttaaCAAAACTTAAAGCAAAAGATGGCATTAGGTATCAAAGTTTCCCTAGTAGAGACAAATGAGATGATATAGTTTAGTGTATGCAGAAGGAGAAATAATAAGCTACCCTGAAGATATAAAGCAAGCCCCAAGACTTAGAAGAAGCTATATTCCTTTTCTTTCAAGTCTTGCTTATCGACGGTCGTGGATTACTAGAGGATTCTCCTGGCATAGGTGCAGAAGAAAAGGGGAGCTCTATGTCGTCTGACACTACTTCAATGCCTTCCGCCTCCAGATAGTTAGCTAGCCATCTTTTACATGCCAGTTTTTTAACATGCAAAAGCCACCTAAGAAAGTAGAAATTTCGCTGCCTTATTGGATTATAAGCAATGAAGTCAACCTTGTCTTCGATTTCGAAGATTGGAAATCTTAGCACTGGTTTGTTCTTCCACATGAACATGTCGTAGTGCTTTGGCTTAGGGATGGTTAAATAATCAGCCACATTAATGACAACCCTATCCAATTTGCCCGACAAGTCCTTCTTGAAAACACTTCGGCATAATTTCTTAACCACCTCCATATGCTTCTCAAAGTCCATGGCCACCGCAAGAAACATTGTATCTATGTCAGAATTGGCCTTGGTTTGGTCTTCATTCTTAATATACTCTTCCCCTAATATTTTCTTTATCGCCCAAATAACCAGGTCACGAGGAAAGGTGAGAATGCCCCTCAATCGATCCTCTTTGATTTCCCCTATGAATACCATTTGTCTCTTAAGCCCTACTAGTCTCAACAGTGTGTCCATATTATTTCTCAGCTCGCACATAAAACAACAGACGACACAATTTACACTGAAGGAACTGACTACTTCTTAAAGAAGATGATGAGAAGCCAATACCTTAGTTATCGTGCAAATAAAATCACCATAAATGCTAGTACGCTAACTTGAAAAACCTGCTAAAATCGCTCATGAGTCTCAGTGAAGAAATAATGAAGGGCTACGATGCTTGGATATTG is part of the Cryptomeria japonica chromosome 10, Sugi_1.0, whole genome shotgun sequence genome and harbors:
- the LOC131040871 gene encoding germin-like protein 9-3; the encoded protein is MEFNGASLIAILVVLSSVGAIYASDPDILTDFVVPAGQNPLNLTGNFFTCTGFRDVLKNNLTGQTTVKVTKGVAALEFSELNGLGLSMAVLQFPVGGLNPPHTHPRASELLYLVNGSLLVGLVDTTGKLFTQTLISGDLFVFPKGLLHYQLNKDSAYEALAISSFASANAGTVSVPSTLFTNGIPDDVLAKSFKTYTETIELLKAGLKSTHHS